The genome window tcttccaggggatcttcccagctcagggatcgaacccaggtctcctgcactgcaggcggattctttaccatctgagccaccagggaagcaggggaCCTGTACTCTTGTCTAATCCACATAAACTGTGTGATAATGAATAAGTACTGTTTTAAACTACTAAGTATTGCTGTAATTTTACTGTGTTGCCATAAATAACTAATATACCACCACCCCAGCCCCTCTTGCCTGTCCCCCAAGATCTTAAACTTATTTTTCCCCCCATTATTTAAGttccaggtatacaacataatgattcagtatttgtatatattgtaaaatgaccACCACATTAAGTCCATCACcacagttaaaattatttttcttgtgatgagaacttttaagggCTCTCTCACCAACATGCAAACATATAATATGGTATTTTATGTAAACTTACAAGTCAAGACAATCTCAGATTTCACATACACATAGGGCTCATATACTGTATCTACCCACTCATCCGGTAACTGACCTTAAGTTTTCAAACATCAATTCTCAGTGAATGAGCACATCTACTAAACTTTCATCAATAGCCTAACAGCTCACAAAAGTAAGTACATTTAGAAATGGTCAGCGACAGGAaggaaaatacaggaaaacactTCACTTGGCAATACAACTTGCTTCCCTATCCTAGCAAATCTTCCCATTAATaagaactgaagcaactgattagaaatgttgccatttcctgaacTTTTCTGCCTCACAATATTTTCATCAGGCTGTAAAAACTATAAAAGGTTCCATTCACCAAAAAATACAATCATAAATGTTCAAaacacatgaagcaaaaactgaaagaatcGTGCACTGTATCAGTGCATCAAATCAACACTTTACACTTCCACAATCTTGTATGTTAAGTTTATCTCAGTACAGCCAAGAAAAACACTGACATAAGGAGAGGACAACAATTTTCACAATTAGTTGCAAATTTTAACACCACCTCTCAGTTAACTATTAAAACTAGACACTAATttataaagtacattttaaaaaaaatactgaacacACAGAAAACCTGAAACCTATTAACCACTATGACTTAACTGatatttcaaaagcattactGCAACAActgcagaatatacattcttttcaagtacacagTATGATCACCAAAACAGATGCTACACAAGCCCATTAAAAAATTCTCAAGAGGGTAAGCGGCCTGAGGTGACTCCTAAAAATGGTGCGCTATTCACTTGACccagaaaaccccacaaaatcaTGCAAATCAAGAGGTTCAAATCTTCGTGTACACTTTAAGAACACTCGTGAAACCGCCCAGGCCATAAAGGGTATGCATATCCGAAACGCCACCAAGTATCTGAAGGACGTCACGTTAAAGAAGCAGTGTGTGCCATTCCGCCGCTACAACGGTGGAGTTGGCAGGTGTGCACAGGCCAAACAGTGGGGCTGGACTCAGGGTCGATGGCCCAAAAAGAGTGCTGAATTTTTACTACACATGCTCAAAAATGCAGAGAGTAATGCTGAACTTAAGGGCTTAGATGTAGATTCTCTGGTCATTGAGCACATCCAAGTGAACAAAGCCCCCAAGATGCGACGCAGCAGGACTTACAGAGCTCACAGTCGGATCAACCCCTACATGAGCTCTCCCTGCCACATTGAGATGATCcttactgaaaaagaacagattgttcctaaaccagaagaggaggttgcacagaagaaaaagatatcccagaagaaactgaagaaacaaaaacttatggCCCGGGAATAAATGCcgcaaaaaataaatgcaaataaaagtaaaaaaaaaaaaaaaattctcaagaaatgtaaaataactgAAAGCATACAGAGTAAAACCTCtgaccacaatggaattaaatttgAAGTTAATTACATTAGGCTTCCTAAAAAAACTGGGAGGGGGGAtttgtaaaatatacacataagtGATTcatgagtcagagaagaaaacacaagGATATTAGAAAGTATTTCAAATTAAATCATTATGAAAATATGACAAATAAAAATCATGAGATGTAGCTAAAGTAATGTTTAGTGGTTAATGCTTATGAATGCTGTATTAGAAAAGAAGGTCTCATACCAGAtatcagatcatggcatctggtcccatcacttcatgggaaacagatgtggaaacagtgtcagattttattttggggggctccaaaatcactgcagatgatgattatgaaattaaaagacgcttactccttggaaggaaggttatgaccaacctagatagcatattcaaaagcagagacattactttgtcaacaaaggtccgtctagtcaaggctatggtttttccagtggtcatgtatggatgtgagagttggactgtgaagaaagctgagcaccaaagaattgatgcttttgaactgtggtgttggagaagactcttgagagtcccttggactgcaaggagatccaaccagtccattctaaaggagatcagtcctgggtgttcattggaaggaatgatgctgaagctgaaactccagtactttggccacctcatgtgaagagttgatttatcagaaaagactctgatgctgggagggattgggggtaggagaaggggacggcagaggatgagatggctggatggcatcaccgactcgatggacatgggtttgagtagactctggagttggtgatggacagggaggcttggtgtgctgcgattcatggggttgcaaagagtcggacatgactgagcgactgaactgaagttagaaaagagcaaagaaaacccaaaggaagtaggacaaagaaaataaagaaatcagtgaaacagaaaacagtaagaaaagtaaaatttctaGTTGAacttatcaagaaaaagagagaaaataaaatacctaatAATAGGAATGAAAGAGGACTTATCACTACAGATTCTATAAATACTTCAATAATACTAAGGGAATTTGATGAACACGTTATGCCACCTAATTTGACAAATTAGATGAAACTGGAAAAATTTCTAAAAACTAAATtgacataaaatgagaaaaaatctaAGTAGctttatctattaaagaaattactGAGCTTCCCACAAATAAAACTCCAGACACAGGGGTGCTCTAGTGAACTgtatcaaatatttaaggaaaacacAACATCCATTTTACACAAACTCTcaggaaacagaggagaaatCATTTCTAGTTGGTTTGATGAGGCCAGCATGACTCTAATTCTAAAACTTGACAAAGACGTTACAAACAAAATGACGTTGCCTTTCCATAATACAGATTtgacaatgaataaaatataacaaagtcAAAATTAGTAGTATATCTAGAGAATAATTAAATATTCTTTATGCTAGGAATGTACAGTTGACTTAGCATTTGAAATCCAAAGTAATTCACACATTAATAGAATCCAGGAGAAAAACTGTGCCCTGCaaaagatgcaggaaaagcaCTGGATAAAATGCAGTATCTGTCATAACAGGAACACTCAGCAAACTAGGAACAGAAGGGAATTTCCTTGATATGAAGAGCATCTACAGAAATAGCTATAACTAACATTATACTTCACTGCGGCATACTGAACTCCTTCCCCCTAAGATGAAGTACAAGGCAAGGATGGCCCTTCTCACCACTTCTGTTCAACACTGCAGTGGCAATCCGAGCCTTTGCACCAAGACACATAAGTAACAAAAAGACTAGAAAAAGTAATGCCTTCTAAATGCAaatgacaaatatttatataaataaatcctACTAAATCCTCAAAGGCAGCTACTATAACTAGtaagtgaatttagcaaggttgCAAGATTCAAATATTTGACTTAGTAATAAATTTAATATCAATACGCAAGGTCTCTATGCTGAAcattataaaacactggtaagagaaattaaagacaactcagattttaaaaagtatactacAGTCATATATTGGAAGACTCAATAATGATATAAAGGCTCCCTCAAATTAATCTATGGATTAAATGCAATTCCAATGAAAATCCCAGGAAACGTTTTTGCAGAAATTGAGTCTAAAATCTACATGGAAATACAAAGAACACAGTATATCCAAAACAACACTGAAGAAGAATGTTAGAAGGCTAACACTATCCGATTTCAAGACATAAAGCTTTAGCAAACAAGAGTATGATATTGACTTCAAGACAGACAAATATATCAATGAAACAAGAGTTAAAAACAtggattgattttgttttttacaaagaCGCAAAGAcgtattagtggagaaaagagtctTTTCAATTCATAAGTACTGGAACAACCAAATATGCACACAGAAAAACATAAATCTCAACCTAGACCTCACACCATACAAAAGAATTAATTCAAGattatcacacacacaaaaaaagattatCACAGACTTTAACATAAAACCTAGActcaaaacttttagaagaaaacataaggagACATGAGTTGAGGGTAAGCAAAGGTTTCACcaataatcaaagaaaaaagtAGGCAGGTTAAAATGTTCCCTCATTAGAAACCACCTTTAAGAAAATGCATGACGTagaaattacatctcaataaagctgctacagaaaggaaagaaactagGAGATTTAGGCCACAAGGGAATGGACAGGGAAGGTACAGATgcgtaaaaaaaaatttacaaaacataaatctGAAAAGCATCCAGGCTGCATTTTCAAAACTCAATAACTAAAAGACAACTAATAAAATATTGGGCAAATAATTTGAACAAACGTCACAAAAAGGTGATACACAAATGCTCAGTAAATCCATGTAAAAGTGTTGAACATcattaaccatcagggaaatacaaattaaattcaCAATGTAATGTCACTACCCATCCACCAGAAGAGGTAGAATGTGGTGCAGCTGTAACTCCCATACAGTACTGATGGAAATAAAAAACCGTCACACTCAAGATATAGAACAAAACACACACTTAACCTCTGACCCTTCAATTCCAACGCTAGATATTGCcaaaaactagaaaaagcccaggTATCTGCCAATACCAAAGACAATACAATTCATATAACAGTGTATGATTGAGCAAGAAatacaaacaacagaaacaagCAACAACACAGTGTTGAAagcatcagttgctcagtcatgtccgactctttgcaacctcatggactatagcccaccaggctcttttgtctggaattctccagacaaaaatactggaatgggtagccattcccttcccgacccaggaactgaactccagtctcccgcactgcaggcagattttttaccctctgagccaccagggaagcaccaacAATATAGATGAATAGCAAAAACATCCTGGGAGGGAAACCTCACACAAGAATGTGTACTTTATGATTCCTAATAGATGAAGTTCTTGATTAGGAAATAATTACAGTGGAAATTAAACAGTGGTtgtttggggggggggaggggcagaCAGTGAAAATGAGGATGATGTGGGAAGAGGCTTCAGGGAACTCTGCAATCAGTCCCAGAATGTTTTGTATCTTAAAAAAGATTTGGGTTACACAGGTGTGTGCATCTCTCAAAACTTACCAGGTGATCTGCACAATTCACTGTATATATTTtacaacaaaagggaaaaaactgcAGTATAGAGCCCTAGGTAATGATATACATACAGGAAATGGTGCGCTGATGACTCCACAGACATACGACTAGATAGATATGTGATAAAACAAGTTTACTGAAGTGTTAAAGGTAGAATCTGGTAGATGGTGGGCTAATAAATTTTCACTGAACAATTCTTTCAATTATCCTGTGTGTTTACAATTTTTCATAGTAAACTGTTAGGGGTTGAGAGGTAAATTAACTAAACGTACATTCCTGTGTAGTCTCTCTATAAAGAAGCTAATTATGCAGACTCAACacctataataaaaattattattatgtaatatagtacattttttattttcagtaataaaAGGGAAAGACAAAAGACTGGCATGATTTACTTCTCCATGTTCATTCAAGAAAGAactctaaaattttaattgaatggGTTGAGAAACAATGTGCAGATGAAAAGAATCAACCTGGCAAGTAGTGTAGTGACTAATCCCTTCCCCCTTCActcaaaatacacacatacaaccaccaccatcaccgaaGCTTAAATCGGAGTCCACACTCACAGTTTCAAATGATACCTGCTAGAAACTGGCAGCACAAAGAGATTTCCGGCCCATACTTCTAAGCACTAAACCCATATAGACAGCTGCCTAGTATGTATTTCTACTTACATATCACAAACACATGTCAGCATACAACCTATTTTCCTCCCTCACACATCTGCTCCTCCCTATTTACAATTCCAAGGAACGGACACAGAAGTCCTACTGTCTGGCGCCAGCCAGAAACCCAAATGCCACTCCAGACTGCTCCTCTGCTCTCATCCCCACATCAGTCACCAAGCCTAGTCAGCTCCACCACCTAAGTCTCTACCAATACCGCTCCCCCCAAATCTGTCCCACTGCCCCTGCTTTAATGCATTATCTCCGGAATTACTACAGGGCCCTCCAAAATAGCATTCCTACCTATACCCCCTCTGGGTAGAAGCTCGATAATCAGCACTTTCTGCACAAGAATAAGCATCTTAACACTACCTAGAAAATATAATGTCCCATTATTTCTCCATAAGAGGCTCCagttaagaatattttaattagGACCCTTTACAACACAGATTTACATTTCTGCTGGTTTCACTAATCTTCATTTTccattaaaactaataaaaagtTTATTCATATTACCACATCACTTTAATCATTAAGACCAGATAACAGTGATGATCTTAGATTTCACTACAGAACTGTTACTAAGCCTAAGTTACCAAAATCATTGATCTACAAACTATACTTCCCTCCCTGCTCCCAAAACAACTTGTACTTCAATAAGGTTTCAAATTTCTTTCTGAGACCTTAACGTTAGCACTAGATTCTACAGGGCACAGAGGGTATCTTTAAAAGTGCTAAAGCATGGGAGTTAAGAGTGAAGTTGAAGCTGAATCAACTTCAGTTCCAGCTCTGTCATTCCCAATGAACACATACATGTAACCTTGAACAAGCTGCTGTTTAGACTAAGCCTCCCGATGGATCCGACAGtagagagtccacctgcaatacaggagacccagttttaatccctgggttgggaagaacccctacagaaggaaacggcaactcactccagtatccttgcctggagaatcccgtggacagaggagcctggtgggctacagtccacgcggtctcaaacagtcagacataaatgaccaactaacactctcacttcacTTTCCTGATTCCTAAACTGGAATGATAATAGTTCCTGTGTCATAGAACTGCTGTGAGAGTAAAACCACGTACTTCCACTTCTCGGCACATCACTGGCATTCAATAATGttttaccattattattattatagcagCATTAGCAACAGCATTTTAGTAAATGAGGACAGCAAATAAGTGGGATTCCAGAATCACACCTGATGGCAACACTACTAAAGAACTGAAGTGCACCCTTAACATTTGATGTGCTGACAAACAAACCTAAAGATCCATGGCATTCATGGAGTCATCCTTCAACCAATATAAGACTCAGAACATCCCACTCTTCCAGTCTGGTGCAATAAGTGAGCTTGATCAGATTCCTATCACCTGCATGCCAATGgggctgtcttcatttctacACATCCCTGGGTACCTATTTACTTTGGTGACTACtacagactcagttcagttcactcactcagtcatgtccaactctttgcgaccccatggactgcagcataccaggcctccctgtcc of Capricornis sumatraensis isolate serow.1 chromosome 14, serow.2, whole genome shotgun sequence contains these proteins:
- the LOC138090808 gene encoding large ribosomal subunit protein uL22-like → MVRYSLDPENPTKSCKSRGSNLRVHFKNTRETAQAIKGMHIRNATKYLKDVTLKKQCVPFRRYNGGVGRCAQAKQWGWTQGRWPKKSAEFLLHMLKNAESNAELKGLDVDSLVIEHIQVNKAPKMRRSRTYRAHSRINPYMSSPCHIEMILTEKEQIVPKPEEEVAQKKKISQKKLKKQKLMARE